Within Desulfolithobacter dissulfuricans, the genomic segment TTTGTTTTCTTTCATGGGATACACAAAAAAAAAGCTGATATGACGAGCATATCAGCTTTAACGAATCTCTTAGCCCGTGGCCACCTGCCGATTTATTCTTCCTCGGCAGCCTCAACCTCGGCTTCTTCGTAGGATTCTTCGAAATCAACCAGTTCAAGAATGGCCATGGGTGCGGCATCGCCGTTCCTGGTCCCGGTGCGGATGATCCGGGTATAGCCGCCCTTGCGATCCTGGTACTGGACACTGATCTCCTCAAAGAGCTTGGCAACGATATCCTTGCTGCGGATATAGGCCAGAGCCTGACGCCTGGCATGCAGATCGCCACGCTTGCCAAGGGTAATCATTTTTTCAGCCATTCTCCGGGCCTCTTTGGCCTTGGGAACAGTTGTAACGATACGCTCATGCTCCAGAAGCGAGGTCACCATATTGCGCAGCATGGCCTTACGATGAGCGGTTGTGCGGCCAAGTTTTCTGCCAGCTTTTCTATGTCTCATTGTCCTGTCCTTTTATCGTGATCGTGCTGACACCGTGCCGGCGGGAGCTTATTTTTCCTCGCCGCCCTCTTCGCGTTCATCCGGAGGAACCCAACCTTCGAGTTTCATCCCGAGGGTCAGATTGTGTTCGGCAAGCAGTGTCTTGATTTCATTGAGGGACTTGCGTCCAAAGTTCTTGGTCTTGAGCATCTCGGCGTCTGTGCGCTGCACCAGCTGGCCGATATACTGTATCTTGGCATTTTTAAGACAGTTGGCCGACCGTACCGAAAGCTCCAGGTCCTCAACGTTCTTGTCGAGGAACGGGTGAAACTCCGTTACGTCGCTATCCCCTTCAGGAGCCTCAGGCGCCTTGGCGGCCTCTTCATCGAAATTGACGAAGATGGTCATCTGTTCCTTGAGAATCTTGGCTGCATAGGCCAAGGCATCCTCGGGACGAACCGAACCGTCTGTTTCGATCTCAATGGTCAGCTTGTCATAATCCGTCTGCTGGCCGACCCGGGCCTGGCTGACCACAAACTGACTCCGCCGAATCGGAGAGAAAGCGGCGTCAATGGGAATGACCCCGATTGGCTGATCATCTCTCTTGTTCCGTTCAGCCGGAACGTAGCCCTTACCCCAGCACACCTCGAGTTCCGCCCTGAAGGTTGTATCGCTGGTAATGGTACAGATGGGCGCCTCGGGATTCATCACATCGACATATCCCTGGCCGTTGATATCCCCAGCCGTTACCGTCGCCGGCCCCTTCTTCTCGATGGTGACCGTGCGCGAGTCAGGACCGTTGAGCTTCAAACGGACCTGCTTGAGATTGAGGATAATATCGGCAACGTCCTCATGAATGCCGTCGATGGTAGTGAACTCGTGCTGGGCACCATCGATCCTGACCGAAGTAATGGCAGCACCCCTGATCGACGAGAGCAGGATCCGGCGCAGTGAATTACCGATGGTGGTCGCGAAACCACGCTCAAACGGCTGGCATTCGAACTTGCCGTACCGGTCTGTATGGGTCTCTGACCTGACTTCCAGACGATCGGGAGTAATAAGATCGTGCCAATTTTTGTAAAAGGGATTGTCGTCCCTGATTTCCTGTGCCATGCAATACCTGACTTCTTAAATTTACTTGGAGTACAGCTCGACGATAAGCTGTTCCTGGATCGGCATGGTAATCTCGTCCCGGCTTGGCAGCGCCTTCACCGTACCCTTGAAGTTCGCCTGATCCAACTCAAGCCAGCTTGGGATTCCCCGGCGTGCTGCACCCTCGATGTTGTCGGTAATCATCTCGTTCTTGCGGCTCTTCTCACGCAGAGAGATCTCATCACCCACAGAGACCTGGAAAGAAGGGATGTTGACCTTCTTGCCATTGACGAGGAAATGATTGTGACGGATCAGCTGCCGGGCCTGATCGCGCGAACAGGCAAATCCCAGCCGATAGACGGTATTGTCGAGCCTACGCTCAAGCATCACCAGCAGGTTCTCGCCAGTGACGCCCTTGGCCCGGTCTGCCATGTAGAAATACCGGCGAAACTGGCCTTCCAGCATGCCGTACATATGCTTGACCTTCTGCTTCTCGCGCAGCTGAATCGCGTAGTTGGACTGCTTACGAAACCTTGCCTGACCATGCTGACCCGGCGCGTAAGAACGGCGCTCGAACGAACATTTGTCCGAATAACACCGGTCTCCTTTCAGAAACATTTTCAGGTTCTCACGCCTGCACATCCTGCAGGAAGCTCCTGTATATCTGGCCACCTTAAACCTCCATGAAATATACTTACGGCCTGCCACCCCGGGCGCTCACCCGGGAAGACAAACCGTTTACCTCCACGCCTTAGCGGGAAAAATCAGACCCTTCTGCGCTTGGGCGGCTTGCAGCCGTTATGCGGAATGGGTGTTACATCGCTGATCTTGCTGACATCCAGATCTGCGGTTGTCAGAGCACGAAGGGCAGCCTCACGACCAGGTCCCGGACCTTTCACCCGAACCTCGACCTTACGGATGCCATGTTCCTTGGCCTTCTTTACGGCATCGCTGAGCGCATTCTGGGCTGCAAAGGGCGTCGACTTACGAGACCCCTTGAAACCGATGACACCGGCACTGGACCAGGAAATGACATTGCCCTGGCGGTCTGAAATAGTTATGATCGTATTGTTGAACGTGGAGTAGATAAAGACAATTCCCTCGGGAATGTTCTTTTTCTCGCGGCGCTTGCTCCTGGCAGCACCTTTTTTTGCCTTAGCCATGTCTGCTCCGTTTCGTATCATCCGACGCAAGGCCGGATGTCATAAAATCTTATTTTTTCCGAACTGCTGCCCCGCGCCGCGGCCCTTTCCGGGTTCTGGCGTTGGTCTTGGTCCGCTGACCACGACAGGGAAGGCTCATACGATGCCTGCGCCCCCGGTAGCAGCCAATGTCCATTAAGCGCTTGATGTCCATGGACACCTTCCGCCGGCGATCGCCCTCGACCTCGTAGTCGGCCTCGATGATCTTCCTGATCCGGGTAACGTCATCCCCGGAAAGATCATCGGAATTCATCTGGTATGGCAGATCCGCCTTGTCCAGAATCTCCCGTGCCGTGCTGAGACCGATCCCATAAATATAGGTCAGCGCCCGATCCATATGTTTGTTTCGTGGTAAGTCTACACCTGCTATACGTGCCAAGATCCTACTCCTCTCGTGATACCTTTAGCGCGGAAGAACTTAGCCCTGCCGCTGCTTATGCTTCTTGTTCTTGCAGGTTACCCGTACAATTCCATTGCGCTTGATGACCTTACAGTCTGCGCACATCTTTTTAACCGATGCCCGAACCTTCATGCTCAGATCTCCTCTATCAGTACCTGGCTACTTCTTGTTCCTTCCGCCCTTTGAGCGAAAAGTTACCCTGCCCCGGGTCAGATCGTACGGCGAAAGCTCTACGGTTACCCGGTCGCCAGGTAGAATCTTGATGTAATGCATCCGCATTTTACCCGAAATGTGGGCAAGTACCTTGTGACCGTTATCCAGTTCCACTCGAAACATGGCGTTGGGCAACGGTTCAATGATGGTTCCTTCTACTTCAATGGCGTCTTCTTTGGCCATACTACCTTCCTGTGATTAAAATAATCAGCGCAAAAAACTGTATTATATATCGGACTCTCTGTTTTTTTACAAGATATTTTCACAGGTCTTGCAAAAAGGTCCCAATTAATATTATTTTTTTGCTTTTTCCCGTGCGCTGAGCACCAGGGGACCTTCTTTTGTCGCAGCTACCGAATGCTCGAAGTGGGCCGAAGGTTTCCGGTCCGCGGTCACCACCGTCCACCGGTCGGCAAGGACCTTGACCTTGTGGGTACCGGCATTGACCATGGGCTCTATGGCCACGACCATGCCTTCCAGGATTCGTGGCGACGGCTGTTTCTGCACGTAGTTTGGAACTTCCGGACCTTCATGCAGGCTGGTACCAATACCGTGGCCGACAAAATGGCGAACCACGGAGAATCCATGTTGTTCTGCATGCGTCTGGACTGCCCGGGAGATATCGGCTATCCGGTTGCCGACCTTGACCTGGGCAATGGCCTTTTCAAGGGATTCCCTGGTCACCTCGAGCAGTCTCCGCTTAAGCGGGCTGATCTCACCTACCGGGATGGTTATGGCTGAATCACCATAAAATCCCTGGTACCGGACCCCAAAATCCACAGAGACAATATCTCCCTCCCGGATAACAACCTTCTTGGAAGGTATACCGTGGACAACCTGCTCGTTGATGGAGACACAGAGGCTGCCCGGAAAACCGCGATACCCTTTGAAAGCCGGTTCGGATCCGTGATCGCGACAGTACTCTTCGGCCCAGCGGTCAAGCTTGAGCGTGGTCAGTCCCGGCCGGATACGCTCCTCAAGCAGGCTCAGTACCCCGGCGACAATCTGATTCGCCCGGTACATGATCTCGATCTCTTCGGGCGTCTTGACGATAATCGTCTTGCTCTGATCCGACTCACTCACAGCTTGTTAACGGCGTCCCTTGATTCGGCCGGCCTTCATGAAGCCTTCATAGTTTCGCATGACCAGATGTGACTCGATCTGCGAAATGGTATCAATGGAGACACCGACCACGATGAGCAATGCCGTGCCGCCGAAGAAGAACGGTACATTGAACTTGTTGATCAACAGGGTCGGCATGACGCACACCGCGCTGAGGTAAATGGCTCCGATCACGGTCAGTCGTGTCAAGACCTTGTCGATGAACTCAGCCGTCTTCCTGCCGGGCCGGATACCCGGAATAAAACCGCCGTTCTTCTTGAGATTTTCCGCCACATCGTCGGGATTGAAGGTGACCGCGGTGTAAAAAAAGCAGAAAAAGACAATCATGCCAATGTACATGAGATAGTACCAGACAGTTCCAGGAGCCAGAGCTGCCGAAACCTGCTGGACCCAGTCGATCTTGACAAAACTCCCTATGGTGGCTGGGAACATCATGATCGACGAGGCAAAAATCGGCGGAATGACGCCGGATATATTAATTTTCAGCGGCAGATGAGATGCCTGGCCACCGTACACACGTCGTCCGACCACCCGCTTGGCATACTGAATGGGAATTCGACGCTGGGCAGTCTCCACGAAGATGATGAAGGCTACAACCGCCACCATCAGCACGATGAGGAACGGAATAAAGATGACCTGCAGCTCTCCTGCCTTGACCAGCTGAATGGTATTTCCGGCTGCAGCAGGCATCCTGGCAACAATACCGGCGAAAATGATCAGCGAAATTCCGTTGCCGATCCCGCGCTCGGTCATCTGCTCACCAAGCCACATGATAAAGGCGGTTCCCGAGGTCAGGGTCAGGATGGTCATCAGCTTGAAGCCCCAGCCAGGATCCATGACAATGGCCTCGCCTCCCGGTCCAGCCATGCCTTCAAGGCCGGTGGCGATAAACAGACTCTGGATGAGCGACAGGGCCACGGTACCGTAACGGGTGTACTGAGTGATCTTGCGCCGCCCGGCTTCGCCTTCTTTGGAGAGCGCTTCAAGCTGGGGAATGACCACAGTCAGCAGCTGGATAATGATGGAGGCACTGATGTAGGGCATGATTCCCAGGGCAAAGATGGAAAAATTCTCCAGTGCACCACCGGAAAACATGTTGAACATGCCAAAGAGTGTGGAGGCATTCTTGGCAAAGAATGCGGCAAGTGCCTCGCCATTGATCCCCGGCGTGGGAATCTGTACGCCCATCCTGTATACCAGGAGCATGAGCAGCGTAAAGACAATCCGCCGTCTCAACTCCGGTATGTTCGCTGCACTGGCCAGTCCGCTCATCTAGTCAACCTTTACCGTGCCACCGGCAGCTTCGATTTTGGCCCGGGCAGAACCACTGATCTTGTCCACTTCCAGGGTGATGGCCCTGGTGATCTCACCATTGGCCAGAACCTTGATCAGTGTGTCCTTTTTCTTGATCACGCCGGCATCCAGCAGAGCCTGACGGTCGACCACACTGCCGGCATCGAAACGGTCCAGGTCGGACAGCGATACCAGAGTATATTCCTTTTTGAATATGTTGGTGAAGCCACGCTTGGGCAACCGCCGATGCAGAGGCATCTGGCCACCCTCGAATCCGGGCTTGGCAGTGTATCCTGAACGGGACTTTGCTCCCTTGTGTCCACGACCGGCGGTCTTACCAAGACCGGAGCCCTGGCCACGACCAACACGCTTTTTGTTTTTCCTGGCTCCCTCACTGGGGGAGAGCGTATTGAGCTTCAGCATCGTCTATTCCTCCACCCGGACCAGATGGCGCACCTTGTTAACCATGCCACGGATCTCTGGTGTGTTCTTTCTGGTTACAGTCTTGTACATCTTTGTCAGTCCCAGACCAACCAGGGTGGCCCGGATCTTTCTGGTCGAGCCGATCTCGCTTTTTATCTGGGTAATGGTAATGGTATCACTCATCTCTACAGCCCCTCGTTAACACATTTCTTTCAAGCAGATCCTGCGTAACGAATAATGAAAGGTTCGCTCCAGCCCGCAGTTGGGCAGCAGCGCTACTCTAAGTAAAATCAGGCGACCATGTCTTCGACTTTCAGGCCCCGCAGTCTGGCGATCTGCTCGGCACTGCGGAGTCTGACCAGCCCGTCAATGGTAGCCTTGACCAGGTTGTGCGGATTGTTGGACCCCAGACACTTGGTCAGGATATTCTGTACCCCGGCTGCTTCCAGAACCGCGCGTACCGCGCCACCGGCAATAACACCGGTACCGTCGGAGGCAGGCTTGAGCATGACCGAGCCGGATTTGAACTTGCCGTAAATCTCATGCGGGATCGACACGTCGGTCAGAGCAACGGTCCGCATGTCCTTGCGCGCCCGCTCAATACCCTTGCGGATTGCTTCCGGTACCTGGTTGGCCTTACCCAGACCGTATCCGACCTTGCCTTTTCCGTCGCCGACAACGACAATGGCGGAAAAGCTGAAGCGCCGGCCACCCTTGACAACCTTGGCAACCCTGTTGATATAGACGATCTTTTCTATGAGCTCTTCCTGGTTGCCGTCTTTAGCCCGTTTATAATCAGCCAAGAAACACCCCCGTAGCTAAATGTATTTCCACGTTACCTGTTGTGGTACGTATCATTAGAATTCCAAACCGCCCTCGCGGGCACCTTCAGACAAAGCCTTGACCCGGCCATGGTACAGATTGCCGCCCCGGTCAAAAACGACCTTGGTAATCCCGGCGTTTCTGGCCCGCTCGGCAACCAGTTCACCGACCCTTTTTGCCTGGGCGCATTTGCCCTTGAGGTCCTCGGCATTAAATTCCTTGTCCTTGGTGGACATGGCGACAATGGTCGCATGCCTGGTGTCATCAATAATCTGCACATAAATGTGTTTGTTACTGCGGTACACCCGCATCCGCGGCTTTTCGGCTGTGCCGAATACCCGTTTCCTGATACGGCGGATCCGTTTCTTACGTGCAGTAAGTTTCTGACTTGTCTTTGCCATAATGCTACCCGTTTGTATTAGCTCACACCGCCGGCCTTACCGACCTTGCGAACAATATGCTCGTCGAAATAACGTATTCCCTTACCCTTGTACGGCTCCGGCTTGCGCACCGCCCTGATCCTGGCAGCGGTCAGGCCGACCAGTTCCTTGTCAATACCTTCCAGGGTAATGGAATTATCCTTGCCGACCTCTGCCTTGACCCCTTCGGGCAGCTGGAACTCAACCGGATTGGAGTATCCGACGTTGAGGGTCAGTACGGAACCGCTCACACTGGCCCGGTACCCGACACCTTCGACAATCAATTTCTTCTGGAATCCCTTGTCCACTCCGACAACCATGTTGTTGACCAGTGAGCGGAACAGACCCCAGAATGCCAGGACCCTTTTGGACCGGCCTTTGGGAGTAACGATGATATGATCACCGTCCATCTTCAGCTCGATCTCCGGACGGATATCCCTCTCCAGCGTACCCCTGGGACCACTCACCATGACGTGGGTTCCCTTTATCTCAACCTTTACCCCGCTTGGCACAGGAATCGGTTCTTTGCCAATTCTGGACATACTTACCTCCTCTCCTCAGACCGATACCGGTTACCAGACTTCACACAGAAGCTCGCCACCGATGTTCCGCCTGCGGGCCTCACGATCGGTAATGATTCCCTGGGACGTAGTAAGAATACCAACACCCAGACCACTCATGACCTTGGGAATACGGTCCGCTTTTTTGTACTGCCGCAATCCAGGTTTGGAAACTCGGCGCAGTCCGGTGATAATTTTCTCATTGTTTGGCCCGTACTTCAGGTCGATCCTCAGGGTGCCCTGCACATCAGCTTCAATGATGTGATAGTCCCTGATGTATCCTTCTTCCTTCAGTACCCTGGCAACACCGACCTTGAGTTTTGACAGCGGCATATCGACTGAATCGAAACCGGCCATGTTGCCGTTTCTGATTCTGGTCAGCATATCCGCCAGCGGATCACTCATAGACATCGAATTCTTCCTCTTTGTAATAGACAAAGTGACGGGTCGCGTCTGGCGCAGGCCCTTCATCTTTTATTTGGTGACCGCGGTATCCCCTCCAGGGGACGCACCATCTCCAGAGTAGTTCAGCCGGAGTATACCGTACTGAACTAATGTACAGCACTTTCTACCAGCTCGACTTGGTTACACCGGTAATCTCACCCTGAGAGGCAAGTTTCCGAAAGCAGAGCCTGCAACAGCCAAATTTCCTGAAAAAGGCTCTGGGCCGTCCGCAGAGCGGACAGCGGTTGTAGGCACGAACCTTGAACTTAGGTTTCCGTTTTGCTTTGGCAATGAGTGATTTTTTTGCCACTGCGTCCTCCTGATAATCAGTTCGAAATACTTGACCACTGATGTGGCAAGAAATTATTTCTTTTTAAACGGCATGCCCAGGTTCTTGAGCAGTGCCCGACCTTCGTCATCACTTTCAGCAGTGGTGACGATGGTAATATTAAGTCCCCGGATCTTGTCGATCTTGTCGTAATCGATCTCAGGGAAGATAATGTGTTCCCTGATCCCCAGCGAGTAGTTACCACGGCCATCAAATCCCTTGGGCGATACACCCCGGAAGTCACGCACCCGCGGGAGAGCCACATTGATCAGCTTGGAAAGAAAATCGTACATCTTATCCTTGCGCAGGGTGACCCTGGCGCCAATGGGCATTCCTTCACGGAGCTTGAATCCGGCAATGGACTTCTTGGCCCTGGTGACCACAGCCTTCTGGCCGGCGATCAGGGTAAGCTCCTGCGCCGCCTTCTCGATGATCTTCGGATTCTGCACAGCTTCCCCGAGGCCCATGTTCAGGACGACCTTCTCAATGCGGGGAATCTCCATCACATTCTTATAATCGAACTCTTTCTGGAGCTGCGGCCTGCACTCGCGCTCATATAGTTCTTTCAGCGTTCCCATTCTGTACTCCTAAAGTCCAGACAGTACTACTTCTTCTGGTTTTCTATGGTGGCACCGCAGCTCTTGCAGACCCGAACCTTGGTTCCATCTTCAAGAATCTTCTTTCCAATACGCACGGTCTTGGCACATTCCGGGCAAACCAGCATGAGATTGGAAATGTGAATAGGTGCTTCCCGTTCGATTATCTGACCTGGTTGGGTGGCGTCCACCGGTTTCTGGTGTTTCTTGATCATATTGATCCGTTCCACCACAGCCCGATTTTTCTTCCTGTCAATTTTAAGGATCTTGCCGACCCGGCCCTTGTCCTTGCCGGCGATTACCTCAACCTGATCGTTTGTCCGCAGACTTGTTGTTCCCTGCCGCATTATTCTGTCCTCGTATCGCTCTTTGGTCTGTAGTCCTCACTGCCGGGGGCAATGGCTACAGAACCTCCGGTGCGAGAGATATAATCTTCATGAAACCAAGGGAGCGCAACTCCCGGGCCACAGGCCCGAAGATACGCGTACCGATAGGTTCACCGGAGTTGGCCAGGAGCACAGCAGCATTCTCGTCAAACCGCACCGTGGTATCCTCGGGGCGCTTGATCTCCTTGGCCGTCCGGACGACAACAGCATCGAGCACGTCGCCCTTCTTCACCTTGGCGTGAGGAATGGCCTCCTTGACCGTTACAACGATAACATCACCGATGGAAGCGTAACGGCGCCTGGTGCCGCCAAGTACCCTGATACAGAGTACCTTCTTGGCGCCGGAATTATCGGCAACATTGAGTATAGTTTCAGTTTGTATCATGGTCTCACCTGATATATTTGCCTGTTTTCGACCCGCTGGTCAGCCGCCTGGCAGCTGCTAGACAGCCCGCTCAACAATGGAGCGTACCCGCCAGCGTTTGTTTTTCGACAGCGGCCGACACTCCTCTATGAGCACGGTGTCACCAATGTTGCAGGCATTTTCCGGATCGTGGGCCATATATTTCACCCGGCGCCGGATATACTTGCCATACAGCTTATGGCGAACTTTCCGCTCCACAAGGACAACAATGCTCTTATCCATCTTATTGGAAATAACAGAACCCTGTTGTGTCTTTCTGGTCTTGTTCGTATCACTCATTCTTACAGTCCAGTGCAATTTGTAATTTCGCCGAGCTCTATCAGCTCCGGGCCATCTCGTTCATCACGGTTTTCACTCTCGCAATATCCTTGCGGAGCTGAGCTAACCGGTCCGGATTTTCAAGCCGGCGGATACCGTGCTGGAATTGCAGCTTGAAGAGATCTTCCCGAAGGTCCTTTTCCTTCTTCCGAAGATCTTCCAGGCTCATATCACGAAGTTCTTTCGCCTTCATATCGTTGTGCTCCTGGTGATCACCTTGGTCGGGAACGGTAACTTGTAGCCGGCAAGTTTAAGCGCCTCAACAGCGAGCTCTTCGGGTACTCCGGAAAGCTCATAGAGGACCTTGCCGGGCTTTATGGTGGCTACCCAGTATTCCGGAGAACCTTTACCCTTACCCATCCTGGTTTCCGCAGGTTTCTTGGTGATGGGCTTGTCAGGGAAGACCCGGATCCACATCTTACCACCACGCTTGATCTTACGGTTGATGGTAATACGTGCAGCCTCAATCTGCTGCGCAGTCATACGCCCACAGCCTACAGCCTTGAGCGCATAGTCACCAAAGCTGATGGACGATCCGCGGTAGGCGGTTCCCTTCATCCGGCCCTTGTGCTGTTTCCTGTGCTTAACCTTGCGTGGACTTAACATTGTACTAACTCCTGCTCACGACTGTATATTGAAAGGCCCGTGGGCACATTCAACGTGTTTATCCTTACTGAGCGGCAACGGCCATATCGGATTCCTGAAGAACTTCGCCTTTGAAGATCCAGACTTTGACTCCGATAATACCATAGGTTGTTTTAGCCTCAGCAGTACCATAATCAATATCGGCTCTCAGGGTATGCAGCGGCACACGTCCTTCCTTGAACCATTCGGTCCGCGACATCTCCGCCCCGCCAAGACGGCCGGCGCAGGAGATCTTGATACCCTTGACGCCAAAACGGAGGGCAGAATTGATCGCCTTCTTCATGGCCCGCCGAAAGGCGATCCGGCGCTCAAGCTGCATGGCGATATTTTCTGCTACCAGCTGGGCATCAGCTTCGGGCCGACGCACTTCCTGAATATCAATCAGACAGGAATGACCGAACTTCTTCTCCAGGTCCTTTTTCAGGACCTCGATCTCGGATCCCTTCTTGCCGATGACAATCCCCGGACGGGCTGTGTACAGCTTGATCCTGATCTTCGCACCGGTCCGTTCGATAACAATACGGGAAATACCTGCGTGATACAGACGTTTCTTCAGATACTTCCGAATTTCCTGATCCTCATGCAGGTTGCGGGCATATTCCTTATCCGCATACCAGATTGATTCCCATGTGCGGGTTATACCCAGCCGCAGTCCTATGGGATTAACTTTCTGCCCCAAGGTTATCCTCCGTTGCCTCTTGAACTGTTAATTAGGGGATACGACCAGACCTTCAGTTCAGGCCTCGTCTACAACCACAGTAATGTGGCTTGTCCGTTTTAAAATTCTGGTTGCCCGACCCATGGCCCTGGGGCGATATCTTTTCAGCATCGGCCCGCCATTGATCTCAATCGA encodes:
- the rplN gene encoding 50S ribosomal protein L14, whose amino-acid sequence is MIQTETILNVADNSGAKKVLCIRVLGGTRRRYASIGDVIVVTVKEAIPHAKVKKGDVLDAVVVRTAKEIKRPEDTTVRFDENAAVLLANSGEPIGTRIFGPVARELRSLGFMKIISLAPEVL
- the rpsQ gene encoding 30S ribosomal protein S17, which translates into the protein MSDTNKTRKTQQGSVISNKMDKSIVVLVERKVRHKLYGKYIRRRVKYMAHDPENACNIGDTVLIEECRPLSKNKRWRVRSIVERAV
- the rpmC gene encoding 50S ribosomal protein L29; its protein translation is MKAKELRDMSLEDLRKKEKDLREDLFKLQFQHGIRRLENPDRLAQLRKDIARVKTVMNEMARS
- the rplP gene encoding 50S ribosomal protein L16, producing the protein MLSPRKVKHRKQHKGRMKGTAYRGSSISFGDYALKAVGCGRMTAQQIEAARITINRKIKRGGKMWIRVFPDKPITKKPAETRMGKGKGSPEYWVATIKPGKVLYELSGVPEELAVEALKLAGYKLPFPTKVITRSTTI
- the rpsC gene encoding 30S ribosomal protein S3 codes for the protein MGQKVNPIGLRLGITRTWESIWYADKEYARNLHEDQEIRKYLKKRLYHAGISRIVIERTGAKIRIKLYTARPGIVIGKKGSEIEVLKKDLEKKFGHSCLIDIQEVRRPEADAQLVAENIAMQLERRIAFRRAMKKAINSALRFGVKGIKISCAGRLGGAEMSRTEWFKEGRVPLHTLRADIDYGTAEAKTTYGIIGVKVWIFKGEVLQESDMAVAAQ